DNA from SAR324 cluster bacterium:
GGAACCAATTGTTGGCGAAAAAGAACGTAACATAAGAAGAAGCTCAGAAATGATTGAAGAGGCAGCAAAAGCAGGTGCAAATTTAATTGTTTTACCAGAATTATGTAATTCAGGATATGTCTTTGACACACGCAGAGAAGCGTTTGACCTATCAGAATCTGTTCCAGAAGGAGAAACCTGTCAGGAATGGATGAAGCTTGCGAGTAAATTTGATATCCACATTGCAGCAGGTATAAATGAAAGAGCAGAGGACCTGCTTTACAACAGTTCAGTAATTATTGGTCCCAAAGGGCACGTTGGGACCTTTCGCAAAGTTCATCTTTGGAATGAGGAAAATCTTTTCTTTGAACCTGGTAATTTAGGTTTCCCGGTATTCAAAACACCAATAGGCAGAATATCTTCCCACATTTGCTACGATAGCTGGTTCCCAGAAAGCTATAGGTTAGCAACTCTACAGGGGGCTGACATAGTTTGTGTTTGCACTAATTGGGTCCCAATTCCTGGTCAAGACAAAACCAGGGAAGCAATGGCAAACATCTTAGTCATGGGAGCCGCTCATGTGAATTCAGTATTTATCGCCGCTGCAGACAGAGTAGGAACTGAGAGAGGGCAACCATTCATAGGCCAAAGTCTAATAGCCAATTATACGGGTTGGCCAATAGGTGGACCTGCAAGCAAAGATCAAGAGGAAATAATCTATGCAGATGCAAATTTGGCCGACGCACGTAGGAAAAGAAATTGGAATGAATATAATCAACCCCTAAGAGATAGAAGAAAGGATGTATACGGGGAAATGTTAGGAAGTGACATGAATGTTGGTTGGTATTAATTTTAGAACAATTTAATCGCTATCCAGATGTTCTAATCTGAATTCTAAACCCTAATTAAATTGGGAGAAAACTGATAGTTTTTAATTGGATATACATTTTTAATTCTTTTCTGAATGAAAAAGGTAAGTATGCAAAAAGAAAACAAAATATCTAAAATCAGCAGAAGACAACTAATTAAAACAGCAGCAGCATCTGCAGTAATTATGGGATCACCTGCATTTATTAGAAATCTTCACGCAGATGACCCAATTAAAATAGGTGTTCTCTCACCAGTTACTGGAGCTTGGACTGTTTACGGGAAAGCACACTCGCGGGGTTTTGAATTAGCAGTTGAGGAAATAAACGCTGCTGGAGGGGTTTTGGGCAGACCTATAGAAATGGTTTTAGCAGATTACCAAACTGATAGAAGACTAGTTGTTGAACAAGCAAATCGACTCTTGCGGCAAGAAAGGGTTGATTTGCTTGCCGGTACTTTTTCAAGTGCTGATAGAAATGCAGCAGGTCCAATTGTAAAGGCAGCGGATAAACTATTACTGTATCCAACATGGTATGAAGGGCAAATTGAGGAATATTATCCCGGAGTCTGCAACGAAAATATTTTTATGTTTGGCCCAGAACCGACTCAACAAGTCTGGCCCTTCATGGAATATATGTGTAATAAATTTGGGAAAAAATTCTTCATGATAGGTTCTGATTATGCTTGGCCTCAAGTAACAAATATGTTTACCAAGGAGAAGCTGAAAGAACTAGGCGGTGAAACAGTTGGAGAAGTCTATATTCCATTTAATACGCCTCAATACGAGTCGGTATTGAGGCAAATACGCCAAGCAAAACCCGACATAATC
Protein-coding regions in this window:
- a CDS encoding nitrilase family protein gives rise to the protein MKKRNEAIVKIACCQMEPIVGEKERNIRRSSEMIEEAAKAGANLIVLPELCNSGYVFDTRREAFDLSESVPEGETCQEWMKLASKFDIHIAAGINERAEDLLYNSSVIIGPKGHVGTFRKVHLWNEENLFFEPGNLGFPVFKTPIGRISSHICYDSWFPESYRLATLQGADIVCVCTNWVPIPGQDKTREAMANILVMGAAHVNSVFIAAADRVGTERGQPFIGQSLIANYTGWPIGGPASKDQEEIIYADANLADARRKRNWNEYNQPLRDRRKDVYGEMLGSDMNVGWY
- a CDS encoding substrate-binding protein — its product is MQKENKISKISRRQLIKTAAASAVIMGSPAFIRNLHADDPIKIGVLSPVTGAWTVYGKAHSRGFELAVEEINAAGGVLGRPIEMVLADYQTDRRLVVEQANRLLRQERVDLLAGTFSSADRNAAGPIVKAADKLLLYPTWYEGQIEEYYPGVCNENIFMFGPEPTQQVWPFMEYMCNKFGKKFFMIGSDYAWPQVTNMFTKEKLKELGGETVGEVYIPFNTPQYESVLRQIRQAKPDIIFHSLTGSDTVNFRKQLVAAGMKNDFTLWTVDDEEVVTSGLGHEVSSGTYVSFDYFMTIKHQNNKDFLDRYQKRYGSDALMNTVGVGMYNAAHMGAMAIEKAGKVDTSSIREALKGIKFDKAPQGTVEMRALDHQAVLPSYLMRVREGWSSVNDMFEQVQTVARAVPQDARCNLPL